Within Hyphomicrobiales bacterium, the genomic segment GGCGGTTTCCTGCTTCAGCACCTCCATGGAGAGCATGGAGGTGACGTTGAAGAGGTCGATCTGGGCAACGAGGCGCTTGTAGAAATCGTCGAACGCGCGCGTGGAGCGCACCTGAACCTTGAGGATGTAGTCGATCTCGCCCGCCATGCGGTGTGCTTCCATGATCTCGGGCATGTCCTGAACGATGCGGTGGAAGGCCTCGAGCCAGCCGGCGTTGTGCTGGGAGGTGCGGATCGCGATGAAGAAGGTCTCGCCCAGCCCGGCGCGCTGGGCATCGACGATGACGGCCTGACGGCGGATGACCTTCTCGCTCTGGAGGCGCTGGATACGGTTCCAGACCGCGGTCTTGGAAATCCCGACGCGCTTGGCGAGCCGCTCGAGCGGCAGGGTCGAATCCCGCTGCAACACCTTGAGGATCTCGATGTCGGTCTCGTCCAGTGGAACCTCGGTCCCGTCGCCTGGCCGCGCGCGTGCCATCCGTTCCCTCCCGATCTCGCCCGAAGGAATAGAGTTCCCGTGATGTGGGCGCTGCATTGCCTTTAACGGAACTCTGTTCCCATATCCAGCCCGTCCGCGCCGGATCGTTCACTTCGAGGAGCGAACCGATGCGACCCGGCAGCGACCCGGCTCGGGCGTGCCGGCGGCTCGATCGGGCGGAACCACGACGCCATGCGGCACTATCCCATTTTCATCGACCTCAGCGGGGCGCGGGTGCTCGTCGCGGGTGGCGGCGAGGTGGCGCTCGCCAAATTGCGCCTCCTGGCCAAGACCGAAGCGGCCCTCACCATCCACGCCGAGGCGCCGTGCACGGCGGTCGCGGGGCTGGCCGCCGAGGGCAAGATCACGCTCGTTCGGCGCCGGATCGAACGCGAAGACATGACCGGCGCCCGCCTCGTTTATGCCGCGAGCGGAGATGCCGACGATGACGCGCGCGTCGCCGAGCTCGCAAAGGCCGCTGGCGTTCTGGTCAACGTCGTTGACGAGATCGAGCACTCCGACTTCATCACCCCGGCCATCGTCGACCGTGATCCGTTGGTCGTTGCGGTCGGAACCGAGGGCACGGCGCCAATGCTCGCCCGCCTCGTCAAGGCGCGCATCGAGGAGTTGCTGGCGCCTGCCGCCGGCACCCTCGCCAGGATCGCAGCCGGATTTCGCGAACGCGTGGAGACCCTCCCCGCCGGCGCGGCGCGGCGCGGCTTCTGGCGCCGTTATTTCGAGCGTGACGGCGAGATGGCCCTCGCGCGCGGAGGCGAGGAAGCGCTCGCGCGTCATCTCGAGACCGCGCTCGAAGCCGCCATCGCCGACGTCGAGGAACGGCACGGGCCGCAACCCCTGCCGCCCGTACAACTGGTCGGTGCCGGTCCCGGCGACCCCCGTCTGCTGACGCTCGCGGCGCGCGACGCGCTCTTTGAAGCCGACGTCGTTCTGCACGACCGGCTGGTCGACCCGCGCATCCTCGAACTCGCCCGCCGCGAGGCGATCGTGGTCGAGGTCGGCAAACGTCCGGGCGGGCCTTCCTGGTCGCAGGAAGAGATCAATTCGCTGATGGTCGCGCATGCTCGTGAGGGGCGGCGCGTCGTGCGCCTCAAGTCGGGTGACCCGATGATGTTCGGGCGCGCCGACGAGGAACTGGATGCCCTCGAGGCGGCCGGGATCGTCGCCGAGGTCGTTCCGGGGATCACCGCCGCGAGCGCCGGCGCCGCGCGCATCGCCCGCTCGTTGACCCGCCGAGGGCGCAACTCGGCGATAAAATTCCTGACCGCCCGGGACGTCGAAGGCCTGGCCGAGCACGACTGGCGCGGCCTTGCGCGCGATGACGCAACGCTCGCCGTCTACATGGGACTGGCCGCCGTGCGCTTCCTGCAGGGGCGACTTCTCATTCACGGGCGGGCACCCGAGACGCCTGTCGCGGTCGTCGTCGATGCGACCCGTCCGGGCGAGCGCATCCTCTCCAGCCGTCTCGGGGAACTCGCGGCCGATATCGAAGCGGCGGCGATCACCGGGCCGGCCGTGATCCTGATCGGGCTCGCGCCCCGCGTTGGCGCGGATGCAACCGTCACCGATCGGGCGCACCCGCGCTCATCTGCCTCCACTGAGGTCGCCGCCAGCGTGGCGACCTTCGCAAACCTTTGAACACGAGGACAGCCCCATGGCCAGAAAGCCGCAATCCCATGTCGTCACCGCCAATCACCTCCTCGAGGGGCACAGCGTCTACCTTTCCTCGGGGCACTGGGTTGCCCGCTTCGAAGAGGCCGAGGTCGCGGTTGGCGGGGAGGCGCTCGAGAGCCTCCTTGCCACGGCAAAGCGCGACGCCGCCATCGTCGTCGGCCCCTATGCGATCGCCGTCGAGCGCGCGACGGATGGCCGGCTCGTACCGGTGGAATTGCGGGAGCGGGCACGGCTCGCGGGCCCCTCGGTCGGCATCTCCGTCGCGTCCGTCGCGGCCTGAGGCCTCGAGCGAACTTCGACGGACAACGGCAGTCGAGGCCGTCGCGCCGCATGTTGCGGCACGGACAGCGCCTGAGCGATCGGGAGACGATCATGTACCGCTATGACGAGTTCGATCAGGCGTTCGTTGCCGAGCGCGTCGCCGAGTTCCGTGGACAGGTGGCACGGCGGCTGTCGGGGGCGCTGACCGAGGACGAATTCCGTCCTCTGCGGCTGATGAACGGACTCTATCTCCAGCTCCATGCCTACATGCTGCGCGTGGCCATCCCTTACGGCATGCTCTCCTCGCGCCAACTGCGCCAGCTCGCCATGATCGCCGAGCGCTACGATCGCGGCTACGGCCATTTCACGACGCGCCAGAACATCCAGTTCAACTGGCCGCGCCTCACCGACGTGCCGGACATCCTCGCGCACCTCGCCGAGGTCGAGATGCACGCCATCCAGACCTCCGGGAACTGCATCCGCAATGTCACGACCGATCCCTTCGCGGGTGTCGCGGCGGACGAAATCATCGACCCGCGACCGGTCTGCGAGCTGTTGCGCCAGTGGTCGAGCCTGCATCCCGAATTCAGTTTCCTGCCGCGCAAGTTCAAGATCGCGGTGACAGGTGCCGCGGCCGACCGGGCTGCCGTTTTCTTCCACGATATCGGCCTGAGAGCGGTCGCGGGGGACGGCCGGGAGCCCGGCTGGCAGGTGATCGTCGGGGGCGGGCAAGGGCGCACTCCGATGATCGGCGCGGTGGTGCGCGAGCATGTGCCGAACGGCCAACTGCTCACCTACATCGAAGCCATCATGCGCGTCTACAACCTCTGCGGCCGGCGCGACAACAAGTACAAGGCACGCATCAAGATCCTCGTGCACGAACTCGGCCTCGAGGCGTTCCGAGAGGAGGTCGAGGCCGAATTCGAGACCCTCGGCGTGAGCACGCGCCAGCTCGAGGAAAAGGAACTCGCGCGCATCGCGACTTATTTTTCCGCTCCCGGTTATGCGCCGGCACCGGGCGATGAGGCCGCGCTCACAACTGCCAGGGCGCTCGATGGCGTCTTTTCGGCCTGGGTCGAGCAGAATGCCTTCCCGCACCGGGTGCCGGGTCATGCTGCCGTCACCGTCACCCTGAAGCGGCCCGGGGGCGAGCCGGGCGATGCCACGGCCGCGCAGATGCGTGGGCTCGCCGATCTCGCCGACCGCTTTTCGCGGGGGGAATTGCGCGTCACGCACGAGCAGAACATCGTCCTCGCCCACGTCCGCAAGAAGGACCTGAAGGCGCTCTGGGAAGGTCTTGCCGCGCTCGATCTCGCCGAGGCGAACCGTGGTCTCGTCACCGACATCATCGCCTGCCCGGGTCTCGACTATTGCGCGCTCGCGACCGCCCGCTCGATCCCCATCGCCCAGAAGATCTCCACGCGCTTTGCCGCTCCCGAGCGCCAGCGCGAGATCGGTCCGCTCGCCATCAAGATCTCCGGCTGCATCAACGCCTGCGGCCATCATCACGTTGGCCACATCGGCATCCTCGGTCTCAACAAGGCGGGCGAGGAATATTACCAGATCACGCTCGGTGGCGACGCGACGGAAAATGCCGCGATCGGCGAACGGGCGGGTCCGGGCCTTTCGTCCGACGAGGTGGCCGATGCCATCGAGCGCCTCGTCGACCACTACATCGCGGTGCGCCAGGAGGGCGAGCCCTTTCTTTCCGCCTATCGCAGGCTCGGAGCCGATGGTTTCAAGGAGGCACTCTATGCTGATCGCCAGAACCGGTGAGATCGCCAACGGCTGGCATCGCCTCGACGACAGCGCGCCGATCCCCGAGGGCGGCGACATCATCATCTCCCACCGCCGGCTCAACGAGCGGCTGCAACACGAGACCGCGCACGGGCGCATCGGCCTCGAGGTCGCCAACGACATCGACGTTGGCGATCTCGCCGGCGTGCTCGCGCGCCTGACGCTGATCGCCGTCGAGTTTCCCTCGTTCGCCGACGGGCGCGGGTTCTCCATCGCGCGGCGCCTGCGCCATCTCGGCTTCAACGGAGAACTGCGCGCCGTCGGCCCGCTCATCGCGGACCAGCTCTCGCACGCCATCGGCTCGGGCTTCGATACCGTCGAGATTCCCACCGCTCTCGCCGAACGCCAGCCCGCCGCGCATTGGCTCGCCGCGCTTACCACCGTGACGACGGCTTATCAGGGCAACACGCGCGGCCGCCGAAGCATCCTGGAGGCACGGCACGGCGGCTGAGACCTCGCCCCGGCGACGAACTCCAGGCAGACGCGAAAACCTCATTGTTTTCATATCGCTGGCAACCGCCAGTTAAGCATTCTCGGCAATTCTCGGGGCGTCCCTTTGGTCCCGAGTAGAGGATGCCATGTCCGCATTGGCCCGTACCGTCGATGGCGCAGCCGAGGCTGATAGCCAGCAAGCCGACCTTCCGAACGACAGCGAGAATGCCGCACCCGCCGGCCCGGTCCTGCAGACCGGCGGCCAGCGGGCCAGCCTCGGCCTCGCCGATCTCTTGAAGCATGCCGCCGAGGTCTCCGGCCGTTCCCTCCAGCAAGTCCTGACCGAAATAGCCCGCCTCGCCTTCGGTCCGGGCAAGATTTCGACGGACGAATATTTTGCCCTCGGCCTCTACGACGACGTCGCGCTCGCGGGCGCCGACAAGCGCGCATTCGTCGGCGTCAAGGCCGCGCGTCAGATCTGGGTGGACGTCAACCACCGCCACGACTGGTACGGCTTCATCGACGACAAGCTGGCGGTCGAAGCCATGCTTCGGGGCGTCGGCCTCGCCACCACCGAGACCGTCGCGCTCGTCGCGCGCGGGCGCAAGCGCCCCGGCCTTGTTCAAATCGACGGCCGCGATGGCCTGCTCGGCTTCCTGCGCAATGGCGAGAATTTTCCCCTGTTCGGCAAGCCGCACGCCTCGCTTCGCAGCTATGGTGCCGCCAGCTTCATCGCCTACGAAGCCACGACGGACAGCCTCATCGGGCGCTTCGGTCAGACCGTGACGGTCGAAAAGTTCGCCGACGAGGTGATGGCCAACTATGCCGACGGCTATCTCTTCCAGCGCCTCCTCAGCCCGCACGAAGACATCGCGCGCCTCTGTGGTGATCGCATCGCCACCATCCGCGTCGTCACGCTCGCCGACGAGGCGGGGCCGGCGGTGTTGCGCACCGCCTGGAAGATTCCGGCGGGCGGGAGCGTTGCCGACAACTATTGGCGCGGCAACCTGCTCGCCACCCTCGATCCCGAGAGCGGCGTCGTGACCCGCGCCGTGCGCCATTCGGGTGCAATCGCCCGGGTCGCGGAGACGCATCCCGACACCGGCTCGGCGCTCGTCGGGGCCGTCGTGCCGCACTGGCAGGCGGTCAACGAGATCGCCTGCGATGCCGCGAGCCTCTTTCCGGGGATCCCGCTCATCGGCTGGGACATCGCAGTGACGCCGGCCGGGCCGGTCATTGTCGAGCCGAACCACACACCGGACTTCATCCTGCCGCAGATCGCGGACCGTCGCGGCGTTCTCGACGAACGCCTCTCGGCTGCCGTCGCGCGTGGCAAGGCGAATGCAAAGGCCCGCAAGCAGGCTCTCAAGGCATTCGATCGCCGCGAGGGAATGGGCCGTGTGCGTCAGGTGGTCAAGGGCTGATCCCCTCACCCGCTCCCTGAAGCCGGAACCGACCTCCATGAACGCCGTCGACGGTCCCTGTCGGCGGCGTTTTGCGTTTCGCATTGGCTTGGGAGAGAGCGCGCGGCCCGGTGGACGCCCGCTGCGCCAGGCGCTAAACCGGCCCGCATGACGCCCTGGCGCGGCCGTGCCGGCACGCGGGGCGCGCCTGCGTTCCACGGTCGTCCCTCGACCATCTCTTGGAGAACACGATGCCAGTAGCGCCACGCCAGAGCACGACCGGCGAGGTCGCCCATAGCGATATGGCGAATGCCATCCGCGCACTGGCGATGGACGCGGTCGAGGCCGCCAAGTCGGGGCATCCCGGGATGCCGATGGGCATGGCCGATGTCGCGACGGTGCTGTTCACACGCTTCCTCAAGTTCGATGCGAGCGATCCGCAATGGCTGGACCGCGACCGCTTCGTGCTTTCGGCCGGCCATGGCTCGATGCTGCTCTATGCGCTCTTGCATCTGACCGGTTATGAGGACATGCCGCTCGCGGAACTGCGCAATTTCCGCCAGCTCGGCGCCAGGACCGCCGGGCATCCCGAGTTCGGGCACGCCCAAGGCATCGAGACGACGACGGGCCCGCTCGGCCAGGGGCTCGCCAATGCGGTCGGCATGGCGCTCGCCGAACGTCTCCTCAACGCCCGTTACGGCGATGGCATCGTCGACCACCATACCTACGTGATCGCTGGCGACGGGTGTCTCATGGAGGGCATCTCGCAGGAGGCGATCACGCTCGCCGGCCACTTGCGCCTCGGCAAGCTGATCGTGCTGTTCGACGACAACGGCATTTCCATCGATGGGCCGACCTCGCTCTCGACCAGCGAGGATCAGATCGCCCGCTTCGAGGCCGCCAGCTGGAACACGCTCGCGATCGACGGCCACGATGCCGATGCGATCGCAACGGCCCTCACCAAGGCCAAGGCCGATCCCTCCAAGCCGTGGCTCATCGCCTGCAAGACGACGATCGGGTTCGGAGCGCCGACCAAGGCCGGCAAGGCCGCCGCGCACGGCTCGCCGCTCGGCGCCGAGGAGATCGCGGGGGCGCGGGCCAAGCTCGGCTGGCCGCACGCGCCCTTCGAAATTCCAGCGAGCATCGCCGAGGCCTGGCGCAAGGCTGGAACTCGTGGGAGCGCCGCCCGCGCGGCATGGACGGGCCGCTTCTCCGAACTGGACGGCGCGCGCCAGGGCGAACTTCGCGATCCGGGCACCGCGCACGCCCCGGCGATCGCCGCCGCGATCGAAGCTGCGAGAAAGGCCGCGGCCGCGGAGACCACGCAGAAGGCAACGCGCGTCTGGTCCGAATTGACGCTCGAACGCCTCGCCGCCGCTTCACCTGCGCTGATCGGTGGCTCGGCGGATCTCACTGGCTCCAACAACACGAAGGCCAAGTCGCAGGCGGTCGTCAAACCCGGCGATTTTGCAGGCAGCTACATCCACTACGGCATCCGCGAGCACGGCATGGCGGCGGCCATGAACGGCATCGCCCTGCACGGCGGGCTCATCCCCTACGGCGGCACGTTCCTGGTGTTCACCGACTACTGCCGGCCATCGATCCGCCTTTCCGCGCTCATGGGCCAGCGCGTCGTCTACGTCATGACGCACGACTCGATCGGTCTCGGCGAGGACGGGCCGACGCACCAGCCGGTCGAGCATCTGGCGGCGCTGAGGGCAATCCCGAACCTCCAGGTGTTCCGCCCGGCCGACGGCGTCGAGACGGCCGAATGCTGGGCCCTGGCACTCGCAACGACCGACGCGCCGTCCGTGCTCGCGCTGACCCGCCAGAATGTCCCCAACCTGCGCACCGCCATCACTACGGAGAATGCGTCGGCGAAGGGCGCCTATGTGCTGCGCGAGGTCGAGGGCAAGCGCGATGTGACGTTGCTCGCGACCGGCTCGGAAGTCGGCCTCGCCGTCGCCGCCGCCGATCTCCTCGCCAAGGAGAGCATCGCGGCAGCCGTCGTCTCCGTCCCGAGCTTCGAACTCTTTCGCGCGCAACCCGAGAGCTACCGCATGGCGGTGCTCGGCGAGGCGCCACGGGTCGGTATCGAGGCTGCCGTCGAGATGGGCTGGCGCGAGTGGCTGCGCTTTTCGGATCGCTTCGTCGGTATGGCGGGCTTCGGCGCTTCGGCTCCTGCCGGCAAGCTTTATGCGCATTTCGGGATCACCACGGAACGGGTGGCCGAAGAGGCCCGCGCCCTCATCGCCGACCGGTCGGCCTGAAACGGCGTCTTCACCGCAGCCGAGCAAGACGGAAATCGATGATGGATCTCGGTGCCCTCAAACCTGCGACCTCGGCCGACGTACGCGGCAAGCGCGTGCTCGTGCGCGCCGACCTCAACGTGCCGGTCAATGGCGGCAAGGTCAGTGATGCAACCCGGATCGAACGCTTCGTGCCGACGGTGCGCGACCTTGCCGCACGCGGCGCGCGCGTGGTCGTCATCTCGCATTTCGGGCGCCCGAAGGGAGCTGACCCCACACTCACGCTCGCGCCCGTGGCGGCGGCACTGGCCGAGCGGTTACCGGGCATTGCCGTCACTTTCACCCCACATGTGATCGGCGACGGCGCGGCGGACGCGGTCGCGGCCCTCGGCGACGGCGAGGTGGTGGTGCTGGAAAACGTTCGCTTCGATCCGCGCGAGGAAAAGAACGAGGCGGCCTTCACGGCGGCACTCGCTGCGCTCGGCGACGTCTACGTCAACGACGCCTTCAGCTGCGCCCATCGCGCGCACGCCTCGACCGAAGGCCTCGCCCACCATCTGCCGGCCTACGCCGGCGGCCAGATGATGGCCGAGATCGAGGCACTGCGGACCGCGCTCGAACAGCCCCGCCGCCCCGTCGCGGCCCTCGTCGGTGGCGCCAAGGTTTCGACCAAGATTCCGGTGCTGACCCACCTCGTCGCCAAGGTCGACGTCCTCATCATCGGGGGTGGGATGGCCAACACGTTCCTGCTCGCGAACGGACATCCCGTCGGCAAGTCGCTCTGCGAGCCCGATCTCGTTGCCACGGCCCGTGAGGTTCGCGAGGCCGCGAAGGCCGCCGGCTGCGAGATCGTGCTGCCGGTCGATGTCGTTGCCGCCGATGGCTTTGCTGCCAATGCCCCGCACGCAATCTATGGTGTCGAGACCGTACCGGCCGATCGCATGATCCTCGACGTCGGGCCAGCGACGACGGCGCTGCTCGCCGCCCGGCTCGCGTCGTGCGCCACGCTGCTCTGGAATGGGCCGCTCGGTGCGTTCGAACTCACGCCCTTCGATGCCGGGACGATGCAACTCGCGCGCGCCGCCGCCGACCTGACGGACGCGGGCCGGTTGACGACGGTGGCGGGCGGTGGCGACACGGTCGCGGCTCTCAACGTCGCGGGCGTCACGGACCGTTTCACCTATGTATCAACGGCCGGCGGGGCATTCCTCGAATGGCTCGAGGGCCGCGAGCTTCCGGGTGTTGCCGCGCTCGCTCGCTGAAGCGGGACGGTGCTGCTCTGAGGAGGTCGATGCATGCGCCTCACCAGCCTGCGCATCACGTGCCTCATCATAACGCTCGTGACTGGCATCTTCGCCATGTCCGCCGCGACGCGCGCACAGACGCCGTCCGGACCGGCCACGATCGGCCCAGCGCCGGGCAGCGCTGACATTTCGGACCATGCCGGCGCAGAGGCGCCGCCCGAGGCGCCGGAGGACGAGCCGGCTTCGGCGCAATGGTCCTATCAGGCTTGCAGCGGTCCCGGCACGCCGGTCGTCACGAACTATCTCGTCGTGCCCGGCGCGCACATTCCAGGCGCCGTTGTCGAACCGCTCGTCGACACCGTCTTCGATGCCAAGCGCGGTGCGGCCATTTTCGCGGACCAGGAGGCCGGCAACTGTATCGCCTGCCACCAGGTGACGCCGCCGGAGGGCCTCGTTGCCATGGACGATGCGGCGACGGCCGCGCTCTGGTCCGCGCAGGGCACGCTCGGTCCCGCGCTCGACGGCGTCGCCGACCGCTACTCGCGCGCCGAATTGCGTTTCATCCTGCTGGAGCCGGAGCGGGCATTCGACGACCCGCTCACAGTCAAACCGGCCTATCACCGCATCGAAGGCCTCAACAATGTGGCGTCTGCCTGCATCGGGCGTCCGGCGCTTAGCGCCTATGCGATCGAGGATCTCGTCGCGTTTCTCTCCCTCTTGAGGAAATGATGGGCAGCGGGACAAATTGCGCGGTGCAAGGAGCGACATGGTGCCGGGCGATTGCCGGGCGCATGCTCCGGCTCGCGGGTCTTCGCGCCCGGCGCCGCGGCATCCTCGCTGGCGCCCTCTTCATCGCGCATGCGTTGGCCGTCGATCCAGCTGGCGCGCAGGACGGTCGTTCTGGCGCCGTCGCCCCGCTCAACCGCGAGAGCCCGCTCAGCGAACTCTGGTCCGGCTACCGGTTCATGCCCCTCGCGCTGCGGCGCATCGAGGACGACGGCGCCCAGAATCCGGCGAGCCTCTGGCTGGACGAGGGAGAGCAGCAGTGGAACCTGCGCGAGGGCGAGGCGGACCTCTCTTGCGCACGCTGCCACAACGATGCCCGCGTTGCGATGCGCGGGGCAGCGACACGCTATCCGCGCCACGACATCGCCAAGGGTCGCCTCATCGGGCTCGAGGAGCGGATCAACATTTGCCGGGTGGACCACATGCGGGCGCCGGCGCTCGAGCGCGGCACTGATGAACTCCTCGCGCTGACGATCTACGTGCGCCGCCAGTCGCAGGGCATGGTGCTCAACCCGCGCGTGACCCGGCGCGAGAAGGAAGCGTTCGAGCTGGGGCGGCAATACTTCGAGGCCCGGCGCGGCCAGTTCAATCAAGCCTGCCATGCCTGCCACAGTCGCAGCGTCGGGCGCTCGCTT encodes:
- a CDS encoding AsnC family transcriptional regulator, producing MARARPGDGTEVPLDETDIEILKVLQRDSTLPLERLAKRVGISKTAVWNRIQRLQSEKVIRRQAVIVDAQRAGLGETFFIAIRTSQHNAGWLEAFHRIVQDMPEIMEAHRMAGEIDYILKVQVRSTRAFDDFYKRLVAQIDLFNVTSMLSMEVLKQETALPL
- a CDS encoding DUF2849 domain-containing protein translates to MARKPQSHVVTANHLLEGHSVYLSSGHWVARFEEAEVAVGGEALESLLATAKRDAAIVVGPYAIAVERATDGRLVPVELRERARLAGPSVGISVASVAA
- a CDS encoding c-type cytochrome, coding for MRLTSLRITCLIITLVTGIFAMSAATRAQTPSGPATIGPAPGSADISDHAGAEAPPEAPEDEPASAQWSYQACSGPGTPVVTNYLVVPGAHIPGAVVEPLVDTVFDAKRGAAIFADQEAGNCIACHQVTPPEGLVAMDDAATAALWSAQGTLGPALDGVADRYSRAELRFILLEPERAFDDPLTVKPAYHRIEGLNNVASACIGRPALSAYAIEDLVAFLSLLRK
- the cobA gene encoding uroporphyrinogen-III C-methyltransferase — its product is MRHYPIFIDLSGARVLVAGGGEVALAKLRLLAKTEAALTIHAEAPCTAVAGLAAEGKITLVRRRIEREDMTGARLVYAASGDADDDARVAELAKAAGVLVNVVDEIEHSDFITPAIVDRDPLVVAVGTEGTAPMLARLVKARIEELLAPAAGTLARIAAGFRERVETLPAGAARRGFWRRYFERDGEMALARGGEEALARHLETALEAAIADVEERHGPQPLPPVQLVGAGPGDPRLLTLAARDALFEADVVLHDRLVDPRILELARREAIVVEVGKRPGGPSWSQEEINSLMVAHAREGRRVVRLKSGDPMMFGRADEELDALEAAGIVAEVVPGITAASAGAARIARSLTRRGRNSAIKFLTARDVEGLAEHDWRGLARDDATLAVYMGLAAVRFLQGRLLIHGRAPETPVAVVVDATRPGERILSSRLGELAADIEAAAITGPAVILIGLAPRVGADATVTDRAHPRSSASTEVAASVATFANL
- a CDS encoding nitrite/sulfite reductase, which encodes MYRYDEFDQAFVAERVAEFRGQVARRLSGALTEDEFRPLRLMNGLYLQLHAYMLRVAIPYGMLSSRQLRQLAMIAERYDRGYGHFTTRQNIQFNWPRLTDVPDILAHLAEVEMHAIQTSGNCIRNVTTDPFAGVAADEIIDPRPVCELLRQWSSLHPEFSFLPRKFKIAVTGAAADRAAVFFHDIGLRAVAGDGREPGWQVIVGGGQGRTPMIGAVVREHVPNGQLLTYIEAIMRVYNLCGRRDNKYKARIKILVHELGLEAFREEVEAEFETLGVSTRQLEEKELARIATYFSAPGYAPAPGDEAALTTARALDGVFSAWVEQNAFPHRVPGHAAVTVTLKRPGGEPGDATAAQMRGLADLADRFSRGELRVTHEQNIVLAHVRKKDLKALWEGLAALDLAEANRGLVTDIIACPGLDYCALATARSIPIAQKISTRFAAPERQREIGPLAIKISGCINACGHHHVGHIGILGLNKAGEEYYQITLGGDATENAAIGERAGPGLSSDEVADAIERLVDHYIAVRQEGEPFLSAYRRLGADGFKEALYADRQNR
- the tkt gene encoding transketolase; this translates as MPVAPRQSTTGEVAHSDMANAIRALAMDAVEAAKSGHPGMPMGMADVATVLFTRFLKFDASDPQWLDRDRFVLSAGHGSMLLYALLHLTGYEDMPLAELRNFRQLGARTAGHPEFGHAQGIETTTGPLGQGLANAVGMALAERLLNARYGDGIVDHHTYVIAGDGCLMEGISQEAITLAGHLRLGKLIVLFDDNGISIDGPTSLSTSEDQIARFEAASWNTLAIDGHDADAIATALTKAKADPSKPWLIACKTTIGFGAPTKAGKAAAHGSPLGAEEIAGARAKLGWPHAPFEIPASIAEAWRKAGTRGSAARAAWTGRFSELDGARQGELRDPGTAHAPAIAAAIEAARKAAAAETTQKATRVWSELTLERLAAASPALIGGSADLTGSNNTKAKSQAVVKPGDFAGSYIHYGIREHGMAAAMNGIALHGGLIPYGGTFLVFTDYCRPSIRLSALMGQRVVYVMTHDSIGLGEDGPTHQPVEHLAALRAIPNLQVFRPADGVETAECWALALATTDAPSVLALTRQNVPNLRTAITTENASAKGAYVLREVEGKRDVTLLATGSEVGLAVAAADLLAKESIAAAVVSVPSFELFRAQPESYRMAVLGEAPRVGIEAAVEMGWREWLRFSDRFVGMAGFGASAPAGKLYAHFGITTERVAEEARALIADRSA
- a CDS encoding DUF934 domain-containing protein — translated: MLIARTGEIANGWHRLDDSAPIPEGGDIIISHRRLNERLQHETAHGRIGLEVANDIDVGDLAGVLARLTLIAVEFPSFADGRGFSIARRLRHLGFNGELRAVGPLIADQLSHAIGSGFDTVEIPTALAERQPAAHWLAALTTVTTAYQGNTRGRRSILEARHGG
- the pgk gene encoding phosphoglycerate kinase — translated: MDLGALKPATSADVRGKRVLVRADLNVPVNGGKVSDATRIERFVPTVRDLAARGARVVVISHFGRPKGADPTLTLAPVAAALAERLPGIAVTFTPHVIGDGAADAVAALGDGEVVVLENVRFDPREEKNEAAFTAALAALGDVYVNDAFSCAHRAHASTEGLAHHLPAYAGGQMMAEIEALRTALEQPRRPVAALVGGAKVSTKIPVLTHLVAKVDVLIIGGGMANTFLLANGHPVGKSLCEPDLVATAREVREAAKAAGCEIVLPVDVVAADGFAANAPHAIYGVETVPADRMILDVGPATTALLAARLASCATLLWNGPLGAFELTPFDAGTMQLARAAADLTDAGRLTTVAGGGDTVAALNVAGVTDRFTYVSTAGGAFLEWLEGRELPGVAALAR
- the soxA gene encoding sulfur oxidation c-type cytochrome SoxA produces the protein MMGSGTNCAVQGATWCRAIAGRMLRLAGLRARRRGILAGALFIAHALAVDPAGAQDGRSGAVAPLNRESPLSELWSGYRFMPLALRRIEDDGAQNPASLWLDEGEQQWNLREGEADLSCARCHNDARVAMRGAATRYPRHDIAKGRLIGLEERINICRVDHMRAPALERGTDELLALTIYVRRQSQGMVLNPRVTRREKEAFELGRQYFEARRGQFNQACHACHSRSVGRSLRATTLSQGQSNAFPAYRAAWGRPGSLHRRFQECNKLVRAAPLDEGSPEYLALELYLGWRGAGLRIEGPAVRP